In Papaver somniferum cultivar HN1 chromosome 9, ASM357369v1, whole genome shotgun sequence, the genomic stretch GGGTCTCTAAAAAGATGTGCAGATGTGGAATTTTCGTGGCAAGAAATCATGTTAGGTAAAGCTAAAAAGGAGGCAGTATCAGTTATGGGACGTTGGAAGGATCAACATGTGCCTGAAAGACTTGAGTGGACATACAAACCAGAGTCTAAGGAAGATGAATCTGACATAgacaaatttgaatttgagaacaaGGATGGGGATGTCGAGTCTGAGGTTTTTGGGGCTCATATCCAGAATGAAATTACTAAGCCTTGGTGGGAACTGGATTCTGATGTCGAGGATCCACCTGCAAAATCATTTAAATAAGTGTTCTTTGGCATCTAGGCTTTTGATATAATTCAAGATGTACCAATTGTGATGGATAATTTTCTAATCTTCCTTTTCGCAATTCAACCATAGTCAAAATTCTGCTTAAAGCTGTTTCTAATGGAACTTTAGGTCCTGTTCAGTGTTTCTCCAAgcctttttcattttcttttacttttatGTTTATCCCAACCTTATCAGTTGAACTACATAGCACATTCATTTATTATGACTTATGAGTAAACCCTCGACTAGCAAAAAGGGGATTTTTGTGAGATCTATTGGTGCCTGGGTACATTTCCAGTTGTGACATCCCCACCGGATCTGTATTACAGGCAGCAGGCTACTTGACGCTTCTTGTTCAACCAAATATTGACTGGTGATTAGGTTTTGTTAGGGTTACAGAGATGCCTGGGATGGTGTGACTGTTTGACCATCTAAGGTAGGAGTACCTGCTTAGCAACAAGTTACCTGATTCTTAACCTGTTTTCCTTTGTTAGTATTGAATGAAGAATTTCATCAAGTAACATAACAAGAATCTCAGATAAAGCATTCTTGGCGAGTAAAAACACCTCCTTGACTGAATGCTTCACTTAGTCTTTTCATGTCCAGGAATATGATTATAAGCCTATAAATACCTCatactcttttttctttcttcttgtaCTCCTCGTCACGTACTACCTTAAAAACCATATTTATTCCTTTAAGCTAATTTTCTGACTAATATGAAAACCTACCTATACTTATGCTGCAGGTTGTAAGGGGATTATATTGGTATCTCTGAAGAGTAAAATGGGTGTTTTTTAATAGTTAGCTGGTTAGTTCTTTCATTTTTCTGCTCTTTAGATGAAGTGGAGCAACAAACTATTGGAGCAGGTACAGCAATTCCTGCATCCATGATTCAGCAGTTTCCTCTTCCCTCCCTGATTGTGTCCTTCGCCTCAGAACCTTAGAGCAGTTTGTGAGTCATGATAAACTGCAATGGATGGCGTCGATTTCTGTTTTGTCTTCCTCTCATATTCTTCCTTCCTTACCTATTTTCAGGTGAACTGGCTCTTCTCCTCTATCCTATTACCGAATCGTATTTTCTATAGATATGTTTGCTAGTGAAGTTCACTAGTCACAGGCGATTATGTTGCATTTTTCAGTTATGGAATTGCACCAGAGCTTGCCACACAAGTCTCACAAGGAAAAGTTTGACCACCTAGTTCTGGGCCCTGCTGCTGGTCAGGGTTTACGTGATCGATTGCAATGTCAAGGTACTTTTGTTCTTTATCGTGCACGATTGTAACTCTTAGCATGCCAGATTCGATATTACATGTTTGCTGATGTGAGTATGTGTCTTCAGACCGTAAAGCTTTAAACAAGGACCAGTTTTCAGCCCTGCCACAAATACCGAATTCGGAGGACGCCGTCTCTATTGTAACTGTCTTTACTATTTACAACACCTCTGCGGCggagaaatcatcaaagttgGTAACTGTTGGGGAAACTTCATACACTAAAATGGAAAGATCACTGGCTATTCTGGATGTCTTTATTAACTTCATAAAGGTATTCACAACCTATGATTATGAAAGGTTTCACATTGTAGTAACTAAAGCACGTAGTCTAAATGATCAAAGGGAAACCAAAGAAGCGTAACTGCGCAAATAtacctttttctttctttggGATGTAAGCACCAGGCTGAAAAGCACTTGCCAAATAAGCAACCCATTTTGTAATTATGTCTCACTAAGGTTAATTGAAATTTTACACTGGACATTCTTCAGGTGTCAATGCCCCAGAGCAACATAGTCATTCTCACTGATCCAGCTTCAGATCTTTCAATGCACAGAAATAATGTTAATGTAGTTCCTATTGCAGGTGAATATTCGCGAGACAAGTTGATGCTTCAAAGAATCAAATCTTACATTGTAAGAGTACATTGCATTGTCAATAGTAATATATTTTGTACAGAGATAATTTTTCTGGTTGCTTGATACCCTAGATTTTTGAGTTCCCAATTAGCATACTTGTCTAATTTCATTTCTTCTACTCTGCCGTGATCGAATACCTTAGTACACCACCTTGTTTCAACTGCTTGCTTATGCTTTTGATCTTCTATGCTCAGGCTTTTCTAGAAATGAAGCTTGAGGAGCACTCCCGCAAGCAAGAATATAATCATCATTACATCTTCACAGACTCCGATATATCAGTTGTTGATGATTTAGGCCAGATATTTCAAAACTATCCAAAGTTTCATCTCGCTCTAACTTTTCGGAACAACAAGGAGCAACCTCTAAATTCAGGTTTTATAGCAGTGAGGGGAACACACGATGGAATTCTTAGGTACGTCAGCAACCCTGCATTTctcatgttttttcttcttagtTAGTCAAGTGAATATTTTGTCAACTTTTGAAATGTAAACTGGAAATCTTGGGTTGTAGGGCCAAAGTCTTTCTAAAAGAAGTTCTGGAAATATACAGCTCCAAATACATGGAAGCTTCACGAATGCTAGGAGACCAAAAAGCCTTGGCTTGGATTGTAATGTCTCATCCTTCATTTGATGCGAAAAGATTTACTAGACCACAACCTTTTATGGACGAAATTCGCGGAGCATCAGTTCTCTTCTTACCATGTGCGATTTATAATTGGACACCCCCAGAGGGAGCAGGGCAGTTTCATGGCATGCCCTTGGATGTTAAGGTAAACAAACCCATAAACCCAAGTTCTCTTAAAACTATGCCTGTTGCTTATGTTTTGGTTTCTGAATCCAACCACTGGAACAATACTCTTTGTGGGACCAAATATCATTGTTGAATCGAGTTATCTGGAGATTTTAGTTGCTAGAGATACTTAACATGTTTGATGCTCTTTAACAGGTTGTTCATTTCAAGGGATCAAGAAAAAGACTAATGCTGGAGTCCTGGAACTTTTACAATTCCTCTCCCTCTCCTAGCATCCCTGATATGCTGTGTCTTATTTTAATGAGTGGGAGAACTAAATATGATTTCTGATTGTTTAATGGTTTCTTTTGCTCACTGGTGTTTCTTGTAATACTAAGTTTTGTGCGAGTATCTGTTAAAATTATATAGAAAAAGTCTTTGCAATTTCAGTTCCCTGGGTTTGATATGTTTTGCAATTCTTTTGTTTTCCCTTCTTCCCATCACCAAGGGTACCATGGGAAAGACACAATTCCAGCCTTATAACATCCAAGGCCTACCTTGTTCTCAATGATGGAATATTTGGACGCCAAGCTGTCTCTGTCAGTTTATACTATCTTGGAtacaaattttatatataaacAAAGTAGCATACTGAATAACTCAACTCAAGTTCACTGGAAGAATTATATGATATTCATTTTTGTTGGTGTTTGCAAAATACTCTATTCccatttgatttgattaatgGAGTTTTATTATcagttttagtttttctttcttaGTTGTTGTTGGGAATAATAGGATATGTTATGTGGTTAGTCATAATCTACTAGGTTACTGTCATCTAACTACCCCTTTCCCGGGGAAGGATCTTATGACTTGCTTTCACGAAGAAATTAACATTTTCGTGTCCAAAAAATTAGTTAGCAcatcttttggatattttcttcttgTTTGTGCACATCTTCTGGAAATATGGAGATTGAAAAGATATCACAATCATTGTGCGGTACAAAACCTGTTTTGTATTGATACTTTTGCTCGAGTGTGGAGCAGATAGAACGTAAACTAAATGAAGTCGGGTGTGTtattattcttctttttcttttctttgatgcaAGTAAGAAATATAGTCAAAAACAGAATTCTCCATATGTACTCTACATATTGGGAGTTTGACCCAATCGAAGTTCATGCAACAAGGGAACAACTTGGTGAAACACTGAGTTTTTTTTGCTTAATTCTTGGGCACCTTCTGTATGTGATTAATTTTCTAGAAATAGGGATCTTAAAGTGAAAATTTAGTAAAAAAGGTTTTCATTAGGCTCAACTGATTATATACCGGAAAATATAGTGATAGAAGTGGCTGTCACAAGCGAAGAATAGAAAAGACGAGACAGGACATCTAGATCACTTATAAATCACTAACAAAAACATTAAAAATAGAAAGTAACTAACGGCACAACCATCTCTGATAGACTTATTATTAGACCCCTCAAGTTGATACGGGGTATATATAACATTCAATTTTAGTAAAAATATCTTCAATTTGTAAGTTGGTATAAAGGTAATAAAGCTTGGGAGAATCAGACTGTAAGAGAAATAACACTTATATTGTCACTACGTAATAGGAAAGAAAGATGTGAAGATCCTTCAACAATGACAAACCTATAAATTTCTGCTGCAGTCTGGACTAATATTATGTACTCATCTTCAGTGATGGATGTGGCCACAATGACTTGTTTCCTTGATGGCCACTTGATTAGATTGGCACCAAAACATAGAATTCACTGGTTGATTTTCTTTCATCTGGAATGTCAGCCAGTCTGCAGCAGAAAAATAACCAATAAGCATAGTCAATAATAACTTTTTAGTACCTTAAAAGTCTCTTTGCAACTTCCAAGTGAACATTGATTGAAGTCTGCATATGCTGGCCTACCTCATTAACAGAATAACAAATTTCGGGTCTTTCTCAAGTGATGTACTACAATGCACCAACTAGGGACCTATAAGCAGTATAATCATCTAAAGGAGTACCATCTGTTTAACTCATCTTTGAATCTGTTGTAGTTGGTGTAGAGCATGACTTAGCTCCAAGCATGCTAGTCTTGTGCAGCAGATCAATGATATACTTAGTCCATGAGATAAAAATAATAGTATAATCTTTCtttacaatgtgtcgcacaagattgcaacaccttatcatccccaaacaaatggacaagccgaggtttctaaccgggtggtgaaatccattctagagaagacggtaaacccaacaaggaaagattggagcatgcgacttaatgatgctttgtgggcttatagaaccgcatacaagacacctattgggatgtctctgTTCtgttatgaacaaattgaaacaacagGATTACCAGAATTAGTAACTCTGATTCTAAAATCAGCCTGAGAACAAAAGTTCTTATTGAGAAATCATAAATTCATTGCCAAACCGGACGCCTCTCTTACACATTTAATAGGGATAAACTTCCCAAGGAAGAAGCAATCCGTGCAGTGCACGTGAACGGATGAGAGTGgctcaaaataaaaggaaaataaattacAAAGGCACCCCAGATTTTTACTAAGTACACCCCTCCTAAAATAACCACATGACACTGTCTATCCCTCCAAAttgtccttgtcctcaaggacaaAAGCCGGAAAATGAGCTTGGATAGTAGCAATATCTTCCCATGTAGCTTCCTCAGCTGTGGCATTAGACCAATGAATGAGTACTTGGTGACAGGGTAATCTCCCCTTGTAATGGTTCTGTAGCTTAAGGCAGAGATAAGAGTGATGATGACCTGGCCTGCATGATCTACTAGTGGCAATGTTGGAGAAGGGACATAAGAAGAACCAATCTTTTTCTTAAGCTGGGAGACATGGAACACAAGGTGTACTCTGGCCTCTGGTGGCAGTTGTAGCTTATAAGCTAAGTTCCCTACTTTAGCAATGACAGTAAAGGGACCATAGTACTTAGCTGAAAGCTTAAAATTCTTCCTTAGGGAGACAGATACTTGTCTGTATGGATGCAACTTCAGGTATACTGAATCTCCCACTTCAAAGGATCTCTCAGTTCTGTTTTGGTCTGCAAAAAACTTCATTCTTTCTTGAGCAACAGATAAGGAATCTTTAAGAATATCAAGCATAGCTTTCCTGTGTATAAGATACTCTTCAACAGCAGCCACAGAAGTAGTGATGTTAGGAGGAAAATCCAAATGGGGAGCATCATAACCATATAAAGCTTTAAACGGGGACATTTTAATGCTGGTGTGGTTGCTAGTATTGTACCACCATTTTGCAAGAGCTAGCTAGCTGAACCATTTCTTGGGTTGAAAACCTGTCATGCACCTTAAGTAATTCTCCAGACAAGCATTGACCCTCTCTGTTTGTCCatcagtctgtggatgatatgcagTACTGAGTTTGAGGCTGGTTCACAAGTGATGAAAAAGGTCTTTCCATAAGTTACTTGTGAATACCTTgtctctgtcagaagtgatagatGAGGGTAAACCATGCAACTTGAAGATGTTATGTAGGAATGCTTTGGCAACAGTAATTGCAGAATAAGGGTTTTGAAGTGCAATGAAATGGCTGTATTTTGTGATCCTATCAACTACCACTAATATGACATCTTTGTGCTCACTCTTTGGCAGGCCTTCAATGAAATTCATGGATATATGCTGCCATGCTTGATTAGGAATGGGTAGTGGTTGTAAGAGGCCAGCAGGGAGGGTGTTTTCATGCTTGTTTCTCTGACAAATATCACAAGAGGTGACCAAGGAGATAATGTCTTGCTGCATTTTAGGCCAAAAGAAATGTAGCTTAGCCCTATTATAAGTAGCATGTATACCTGAGTGACCTCCAATGGCTGATGAGTGTAAAGAAGATAAGATAGAAGATCTTACATTGTTGGCAGTACCAATGTACAGTCTGGACTTATATCTGAGAATCTCTTGGTGATAGGagaaatttggagttgtagaaggAGAAACTAGCAGTTGAGCAATGAGTTGTTGAGCTTTAGGGTCATCAGTATAACTAGAAGCAATTTCCTGCATCCACATAGGTTTGGAGATAGTGATGGATTGTACAGTAGTTGTAATGTGTGCCCTTCTAGATAATGCATCAGCAACTTTGTTGTCACTCCCCTTTTTGTACTGAATGTCATAGTCAAATCCCAACAGCTTCATGAGCCACTTTTGTTGTAGTCCAGTAGTGATCTTATGCTCCAAAAATAATTTGATACTCTCATGATCAGTTTTGATGGTGAAATGATGTCCTTGGAGGTAGTGTCTCCATTTGGTAACAGCTGAGCCTACAACCATGAGATCCTTCTCATATGTAGAGAGTCTCATAGCTTTAGGGCCCAATGGTTTGCTATGAAAATCAATTGGTCTCCCCTCTTGCATAAGTAGTGCACCTAGACCAGTATCACTAGCATATGTCTCCAAGATGAACTTTTTAGAAAAATCTGGGAGTGCCAAGACAGGTGTAGTAGTCATGGCCACCTTGAGTTGATTGAAGGCTGTAGTAGCAGCTTCAGACCATAAGAAAGCATTTTTCTTCAATAACTCAGTTAGTGGTTTGCTGATATGTCCATATCCTTTAACAAACTTTCTATAATAGCCTGTGAG encodes the following:
- the LOC113313275 gene encoding uncharacterized protein LOC113313275, which encodes MINCNGWRRFLFCLPLIFFLPYLFSVMELHQSLPHKSHKEKFDHLVLGPAAGQGLRDRLQCQDRKALNKDQFSALPQIPNSEDAVSIVTVFTIYNTSAAEKSSKLVTVGETSYTKMERSLAILDVFINFIKVSMPQSNIVILTDPASDLSMHRNNVNVVPIAGEYSRDKLMLQRIKSYIAFLEMKLEEHSRKQEYNHHYIFTDSDISVVDDLGQIFQNYPKFHLALTFRNNKEQPLNSGFIAVRGTHDGILRAKVFLKEVLEIYSSKYMEASRMLGDQKALAWIVMSHPSFDAKRFTRPQPFMDEIRGASVLFLPCAIYNWTPPEGAGQFHGMPLDVKVVHFKGSRKRLMLESWNFYNSSPSPSIPDMLCLILMSGRTKYDF